A genomic segment from Malus domestica chromosome 05, GDT2T_hap1 encodes:
- the LOC103409439 gene encoding F-box/FBD/LRR-repeat protein At1g13570-like isoform X3, whose product MEREPSKSRSKVSMELDRISNLPSDVINRILSHLPIREAVRTSVLSSKWRNKSAMLSHLLFDDRCTSDQNPTTFTGIVDHVLLGHISPIYRFRIIHSRPQVCRDIDRWILHLSRNSIKELLLNIKCSGHRHKMPSCLFSCQDLIYLVLYDCLLQPPSKFQGFRSLKTCRLFNVTLDQDVLEHLIVCCPLLERLTLWHCDALTRFKIDAPNLKFLHFKGVLEDVSLVNTLKLAEIHISLTADVANDQRRTAGSCSNLLNFFVHLPHIRCLRVKSNFLKYLAVGVLPGKLPQPCLYLNFFSIHLSFHDPKEILTVLCLLRSFPALQELEISALNEYEGAEGEVNYGLDNNQNCQLTKLRIVKITGIYGDKAELDFIRFLLSSSPVLEKMTVKPATARDFQLVKMLLQFKRVSENAEIFYLDP is encoded by the exons ATGGAAAGAGAACCGTCCAAGTCCCGTTCGAAGGTGTCAATGGAGTTGGACAGAATTAGCAACTTACCAAGTGACGTTATAAACAGAATTTTGTCACATTTGCCGATTAGGGAAGCAGTTAGAACAAGTGTTTTATCAAGCAAGTGGAGGAACAAATCGGCTATGCTTTCTCATCTTTTGTTTGATGATCGGTGCACCTCGGATCAAAACCCTACAACCTTTACAGGCATTGTTGATCATGTACTCTTGGGTCACATTAGCCCCATATACAGGTTCAGGATCATTCATTCCCGACCTCAAGTCTGTAGAGATATTGATCGATGGATTCTTCATCTGTCAAGAAACTCTATCAAAGAGTTGTTGCTTAATATCAAATGTAGTGGGCATCGCCACAAGATGCCTTCATGTTTGTTTTCTTGTCAAGATCTCATTTATTTAGTGTTGTATGATTGTTTGCTACAACCTCCATCCAAGTTCCAAGGATTCAGGAGTTTGAAGACTTGTCGTCTTTTTAATGTTACCCTGGACCAAGATGTGCTTGAGCATCTGATTGTCTGCTGTCCTCTCCTTGAGAGATTAACATTGTGGCACTGTGATGCATTAACCCGGTTCAAGATTGATGCACCGAATCTCAAATTCCTTCATTTTAAAGGCGTGCTTGAGGATGTTAGTCTTGTGAATACCTTAAAACTGGCCGAAATTCACATTAGTTTGACTGCTGATGTTGCAAATGACCAAAGACGGACTGCTGGAAGTTGTAGCAATTTGCTCAATTTTTTTGTTCATCTGCCTCATATTCGATGTCTTCGTGTCAAATCTAACTTTTTGAAG TATTTGGCTGTCGGAGTCTTGCCAGGAAAGCTACCTCAACCGTGTCTatatctgaattttttttctatacatTTAAGCTTCCACGATCCGAAGGAGATTTTAACTGTTTTATGTCTTCTGAGAAGCTTCCCTGCTCTACAGGAACTTGAAATTTCA GCCTTGAATGAGTATGAGGGTGCTGAGGGAGAAGTGAACTACGGGTTAGACAACAACCAGAATTGCCAATTGACCAAACTGCGAATTGTCAAAATAACCGGCATCTATGGTGACAAAGCTGAACTAGATTTCATCAGGTTTTTGCTTTCAAGTTCACCTGTGCTCGAGAAGATGACTGTGAAGCCTGCTACTGCTAGAGATTTTCAACTAGTAAAAATGTTGCTCCAGTTTAAGCGTGTCTCGGAGAATGCAGAGATATTCTACTTAGACCCTTGA
- the LOC103409439 gene encoding F-box/FBD/LRR-repeat protein At1g13570-like isoform X1 has translation MMEREPPKSRLKVSMELDRISNLPSDFINKILSYLPIREAVRTSVLSSKWRNKSAMLTHLLFDDRCTSDQNPTTFAGIVDHVLLGHIGPIYRFAITHFRPQVGRDIDRWILHLSRNSIKELGLNISCGGHRYKMPSCFFSCQDLIHLVLYNCLLQPPSTFRGFRRVKNCGLFNVALDQDVFENLIVCCPLLERLKLTHCDGLTQFKIDAPNLKVLKFEGVLEDVSFVNTLKLANVRVCLTANVANDQRQTAGSCSNLLKFFVHLPRIQCLHVTNYFLKYLAVGVLPGRLLQPCLYMNFFSIHLDFNDPKEILTVLCLLRSFPALQVLEILARKKDQAVVGDVNYGLDNNQNCHLTKLRIVKITGISGVKAELDFIRLLLSSSPVLEKMIVKPATTNDFQLVNKLLQKLLQFKRVSENAKIFYVDP, from the exons ATG ATGGAAAGAGAACCGCCCAAGTCCCGTTTGAAAGTGTCAATGGAGTTGGACAGAATTAGCAACTTACCAAGTGACTttataaacaaaattttgtcATATTTGCCAATTAGGGAAGCAGTTAGAACAAGTGTTTTATCAAGCAAGTGGAGGAACAAATCGGCTATGCTTACTCATCTTTTGTTTGATGATCGGTGCACCTCGGATCAAAACCCTACAACCTTTGCAGGCATTGTTGATCATGTACTCTTGGGTCACATTGGCCCCATTTACAGGTTCGCGATCACTCATTTCCGACCTCAAGTCGGTAGAGATATTGATCGATGGATTCTTCATCTGTCAAGAAACTCTATCAAAGAGTTGGGGCTTAATATCAGCTGTGGTGGGCATCGCTACAAGATGccttcttgttttttttcttgtcaAGATCTCATTCATTTAGTGTTGTATAATTGTTTGCTACAACCTCCATCCACATTCCGAGGATTCAGGAGAGTGAAGAATTGTGGTCTTTTTAATGTTGCCTTGGACCAAGATGTGTTTGAGAATCTGATTGTTTGCTGTCCTCTCCTTGAGAGATTAAAGTTGACCCACTGTGATGGAttaacccagttcaagattgATGCACCGAATCTTAAAGTCCTTAAGTTTGAGGGCGTACTTGAGGATGTTAGTTTTGTGAATACCTTAAAACTGGCCAATGTTCGCGTTTGTTTGACTGCTAATGTTGCAAATGACCAAAGACAGACTGCCGGAAGTTGTAGCAATTTGCTCAAGTTTTTTGTTCATCTCCCTCGTATTCAATGTCTTCATGTCACAAATTACTTTTTAAAG TATTTGGCTGTCGGAGTCTTGCCAGGAAGGCTACTTCAACCGTGTCtatatatgaattttttttctatacatTTAGACTTCAACGATCCGAAGGAGATTTTAACTGTTTTATGTCTGCTGAGAAGCTTCCCTGCTCTACAGGTTCTTGAAATTCTG GCCCGGAAAAAGGATCAGGCTGTTGTGGGAGACGTGAACTATGGGTTAGACAACAACCAGAATTGCCATCTGACCAAATTGCGAATTGTGAAAATAACCGGCATCTCTGGTGTCAAAGCTGAACTAGATTTCATCAGGCTTTTGCTTTCAAGTTCACCTGTGCTCGAGAAGATGATTGTGAAGCCTGCTACTACTAACGATTTTCAACTAGTAAATAAGTTGCTCCAAAAGTTGCTCCAGTTTAAGCGTGTCTCGGAGAATGCAAAGATATTCTACGTAGACCCTTGA
- the LOC103409439 gene encoding F-box/FBD/LRR-repeat protein At1g13570-like isoform X2, translating into MEREPPKSRLKVSMELDRISNLPSDFINKILSYLPIREAVRTSVLSSKWRNKSAMLTHLLFDDRCTSDQNPTTFAGIVDHVLLGHIGPIYRFAITHFRPQVGRDIDRWILHLSRNSIKELGLNISCGGHRYKMPSCFFSCQDLIHLVLYNCLLQPPSTFRGFRRVKNCGLFNVALDQDVFENLIVCCPLLERLKLTHCDGLTQFKIDAPNLKVLKFEGVLEDVSFVNTLKLANVRVCLTANVANDQRQTAGSCSNLLKFFVHLPRIQCLHVTNYFLKYLAVGVLPGRLLQPCLYMNFFSIHLDFNDPKEILTVLCLLRSFPALQVLEILARKKDQAVVGDVNYGLDNNQNCHLTKLRIVKITGISGVKAELDFIRLLLSSSPVLEKMIVKPATTNDFQLVNKLLQKLLQFKRVSENAKIFYVDP; encoded by the exons ATGGAAAGAGAACCGCCCAAGTCCCGTTTGAAAGTGTCAATGGAGTTGGACAGAATTAGCAACTTACCAAGTGACTttataaacaaaattttgtcATATTTGCCAATTAGGGAAGCAGTTAGAACAAGTGTTTTATCAAGCAAGTGGAGGAACAAATCGGCTATGCTTACTCATCTTTTGTTTGATGATCGGTGCACCTCGGATCAAAACCCTACAACCTTTGCAGGCATTGTTGATCATGTACTCTTGGGTCACATTGGCCCCATTTACAGGTTCGCGATCACTCATTTCCGACCTCAAGTCGGTAGAGATATTGATCGATGGATTCTTCATCTGTCAAGAAACTCTATCAAAGAGTTGGGGCTTAATATCAGCTGTGGTGGGCATCGCTACAAGATGccttcttgttttttttcttgtcaAGATCTCATTCATTTAGTGTTGTATAATTGTTTGCTACAACCTCCATCCACATTCCGAGGATTCAGGAGAGTGAAGAATTGTGGTCTTTTTAATGTTGCCTTGGACCAAGATGTGTTTGAGAATCTGATTGTTTGCTGTCCTCTCCTTGAGAGATTAAAGTTGACCCACTGTGATGGAttaacccagttcaagattgATGCACCGAATCTTAAAGTCCTTAAGTTTGAGGGCGTACTTGAGGATGTTAGTTTTGTGAATACCTTAAAACTGGCCAATGTTCGCGTTTGTTTGACTGCTAATGTTGCAAATGACCAAAGACAGACTGCCGGAAGTTGTAGCAATTTGCTCAAGTTTTTTGTTCATCTCCCTCGTATTCAATGTCTTCATGTCACAAATTACTTTTTAAAG TATTTGGCTGTCGGAGTCTTGCCAGGAAGGCTACTTCAACCGTGTCtatatatgaattttttttctatacatTTAGACTTCAACGATCCGAAGGAGATTTTAACTGTTTTATGTCTGCTGAGAAGCTTCCCTGCTCTACAGGTTCTTGAAATTCTG GCCCGGAAAAAGGATCAGGCTGTTGTGGGAGACGTGAACTATGGGTTAGACAACAACCAGAATTGCCATCTGACCAAATTGCGAATTGTGAAAATAACCGGCATCTCTGGTGTCAAAGCTGAACTAGATTTCATCAGGCTTTTGCTTTCAAGTTCACCTGTGCTCGAGAAGATGATTGTGAAGCCTGCTACTACTAACGATTTTCAACTAGTAAATAAGTTGCTCCAAAAGTTGCTCCAGTTTAAGCGTGTCTCGGAGAATGCAAAGATATTCTACGTAGACCCTTGA
- the LOC103412142 gene encoding poly(A)-specific ribonuclease PARN-like, whose translation MASLPPFIRRRFLSTTTTTTTTNVSKKWAVKEVTKSNFSESLEEFKDHLSSSDFVAVSLQKTGSYRAPWHRPRPFDTADTSYCKAKYAAERFQLLQFAACPFTLRASKLTPYPYNFVLFPRDELKMGMPTYSFSVQPSHLTSMAEEGFDFNACIYNGISYLSGAQESAAKARMGNPTTSSYVMSSSSTHTVADTVFVERIKSRVKHWKSACKNTKKDNALLSSLRKIVMGSEIYGTRPCMNLDVCSERQVQLALEMLKEFSDELVPLIIPAKGGGTQAVRVVLTSSTADKDLFERELQNLEEEQNKRVRGFREVIDLISASQKPVVSHNSLNDFTVIHSQFLSPLPTNVDEFMGSLHSVFPHILDVNHLMKNIGPLRKMTNIPAAISYLNNHYFAPIDMEILPQESEGNIHRHNVVKMCYLFAKLCSILKISDNAMVSNNAMLAPAIREYTNISNPCSDSPQESTNEDIRVWTKNMRKVSCDQLVFLWGFRSGMTAGMIKSLLCKSHAVFSEEFDVRFVDKSCAIVVFWRRGLSETFLDAMSSEEICDSLMEIASEGIRASSYETYKRVCRLGLWEADLAESLDKALEDSDYLMEANSATNSKEICWSSDSAINFDDL comes from the exons ATGGCGTCTCTGCCTCCGTTTATACGGCGCCGTTTCctcagcaccaccaccaccaccaccaccaccaatgtCTCGAAGAAATGGGCCGTGAAGGAAGTGACGAAGTCCAATTTTTCCGAGTCCCTGGAGGAGTTCAAGGACCACCTGTCCAGCTCCGACTTCGTGGCCGTCTCGCTGCAGAAAACGGGGTCATATCGTGCGCCGTGGCACCGCCCTCGGCCCTTCGACACCGCCGACACGTCGTATTGCAAGGCCAAGTACGCCGCTGAGCGCTTCCAGCTCCTCCAGTTCGCCGCCTGCCCATTCACTCTCAGAGCCTCCAAGCTTACTCCTTACCC ATACAACTTTGTCTTGTTCCCAAGGGATGAATTGAAGATGGGGATGCCAACTTATAGCTTTTCAGTTCAACCATCACATTTGACTTCCATGGCGGAAGAAGGTTTTGATTTCAATGCCTGCATATATAATG GTATTTCATACTTGTCTGGAGCACAAGAATCTGCGGCTAAAGCTCGGATGGGGAATCCGACTACCAGCAGCTATGTAATGAGCTCTTCTTCGACCCATACTGTTGCTGATACGGTTTTTGTTGAAAGAATTAAATCGCGAGTTAAGCATTGGAAAAGTGCATGTAAAAACACAAAGAAAGATA ATGCTCTGCTGAGTTCCTTGAGAAAAATTGTAATGGGAAGTGAAATTTACGGAACAAGACCCTGCATGAATCTAGATGTTTGCAGTGAACGTCAAGTGCAGCTTGCTCTGGAG ATGTTGAAAGAGTTCTCTGATGAACTAGTTCCTTTAATAATCCCAGCAAAGGGCGGAGGAACTCAGGCTGTTCGTGTTGTTTTGACAAGTTCTACAGCGGACAAGGACTTGTTTGAG AGAGAGCTCCAAAACCTTGAGGAGGAACAAAACAAGAGAGTTCGTGGATTTCGAGAGGTGATCGATTTGATTTCTGCTTCACAGAAACCTGTTGTCTCCCACAATTCCCTTAACG ATTTCACAGTTATTCATTCACAGTTTCTCTCACCCCTCCCGACTAATGTAGACGAGTTTATGGGTTCCTTGCACTCGGTTTTTCCCCACATACTTGATGTCAACCATCTGATGAAGAATATTGGCCCTCTAAGAAAGATGACCAATATTCCTGCAGCTATTTCGTACTTGAATAATCATTACTTCGCACCCATtgatatggaaattttgccTCAAG AAAGTGAAGGCAACATTCATAGGCATAATGTGGTGAAGATGTGCTATTTGTTTGCAAAGCTCTGCTCCATTCTGAAAATTTCCGACAATGCTATGGTATCTAACAATGCAATGTTGGCTCCAGCCATCAGAGAGTACACAAACATTTCCAATCCGTGTTCTGACAGCCCCCAAGAATCAACCAATGAGGATATCAGAGTCTGGACAAAGAATATGAGAAAGGTCAGCTGTGATCAATTGGTATTCTTATGGGGATTCAGAAGTGGAATGACTGCGGGGATGATCAAGAGCTTGTTGTGCAAGTCACATGCCGTCTTCTCTGAAGAATTTGATGTTCGGTTTGTGGACAAGAGCTGTGCCATTGTTGTTTTCTGGCGACGTGGTTTATCTGAAACTTTTTTGGATGCCATGAGCAGTGAAGAGATTTGTGACTCTTTAATGGAGATCGCTTCAGAGGGCATAAGAGCATCAAGTTACGAAACTTACAAGAGAGTCTGCAGGTTAGGCTTATGGGAGGCAGATTTAGCGGAGTCCCTAGACAAAGCCTTGGAGGACTCGGACTACCTTATGGAAGCTAATTCAGCAACAAATTCTAAAGAAATTTGTTGGTCTAGCGACTCAGCAATAAATTTTGATGACTTGTAA
- the LOC103412144 gene encoding uncharacterized protein — translation MPVQSKFCLISYSQELVDGQPLYASSNCLPVKALNREPAGHSFHAVALKLRGCVEENKEVEDEKVVNNKEQTSIPSFDSYSSKGKKKSGGEGKEQDHYALLGLSHLRYLATEEQIRKSYRETALKYHPDKQAALLLNEVTEAAKQTKKDEIESHFKSIQEAYEVLIDPVKRRIYDSTDEFDDEIPTECAPQDFFRVFSPAFMRNGRWSVSQPIPFLGDESTPLKEVDDFYDFWYTFKSWREFPHADEFDLEQAESRDHKRWMERQNSKLSEKARKEEYARIRTLVDNAYKRDPRIQRRKEAEKAEKQRKREAKYLAKKLQEEEAARAAEEESKRKEEEAKRAAETALQQKKLKEKEKKLLRKEKARLRTVSGPVTSKRLLNLSEDDVESLCSSLGTEQLRSICEKMEGKEGVERAEVLRDACGYKNDLVDKKEEEKKIQQQNGSVETKGTVQLGSYEKKEEKPWSKEEIELLRKGVVKFPKGTSRRWEVVSDYIGTGRSVEEILKATKTVLLQKPDSSKAFDSFLEKRKPSPSIASPLTTRVEVEGVRTPQPTETPAVKTDESGESSSGSAKDQTPIDPIVENGFSSGSEQDVWSAVHERALVQALKTFPKDATQRWERVAAAVPGKSVVQCKKKFALMKESFRNKKSTA, via the coding sequence ATGCCTGTCCAAAGCAAGTTTTGCCTTATTTCGTACTCCCAAGAATTGGTAGATGGTCAACCACTGTATGCTTCTTCAAACTGCCTTCCTGTCAAGGCTTTGAACCGTGAACCAGCCGGACATTCTTTCCATGCTGTGGCTCTGAAGCTTCGTGGTTGTGTGGAGGAAAATAAAGAAGTTGAAGATGAGAAGGTGGTTAATAACAAGGAACAGACTTCTATACCATCATTTGATTCGTACAGCAGCAAAGGTAAGAAGAAATCTGGTGGCGAAGGCAAAGAACAAGATCACTATGCACTCTTAGGTTTGAGCCATTTAAGATACCTTGCCACTGAGGAGCAAATAAGAAAAAGCTATCGTGAGACTGCCCTGAAATATCATCCTGACAAACAGGCTGCTCTTCTTCTCAATGAGGTTACGGAAGctgcaaaacaaacaaagaaggacGAGATAGAGAGCCACTTCAAGTCCATCCAAGAAGCGTACGAGGTGTTAATTGATCCTGTGAAGAGAAGAATCTATGACTCCACTGATGAGTTTGATGATGAGATACCCACTGAATGTGCCCCACAGGACTTCTTCAGAGTTTTCAGTCCTGCTTTTATGAGGAATGGGCGGTGGTCGGTTAGCCAACCAATCCCATTTTTAGGTGATGAGAGTACTCCACTGAAGGAAGTAGATGATTTCTATGACTTCTGGTACACCTTTAAGAGTTGGAGAGAGTTTCCACATGCTGATGAGTTTGATCTTGAGCAAGCGGAGTCTCGTGATCATAAGAGATGGATGGAGAGGCAGAATTCAAAACTTTCAGAAAAGGCTAGGAAGGAGGAGTATGCACGAATTCGTACTCTTGTTGACAATGCATATAAAAGAGACCCAAGAATACAGAGGAGAAAGGAAGCAGAGAAAGCTGAGAAGCAGAGGAAAAGAGAGGCCAAATATCTGGCCAAGAAGTTACAGGAGGAGGAAGCAGCCAGGGCTGCAGAAGAGGAGAGTAAAcggaaagaagaggaggccaaACGAGCTGCAGAAACAGCTTTACAGCAGAAGAAgctgaaagagaaagagaagaaactcCTGCGCAAAGAAAAGGCTCGCCTTCGAACAGTTTCAGGGCCTGTTACTTCGAAGCGTTTGCTTAATCTTTCTGAGGATGATGTGGAAAGTCTCTGTTCGTCTCTTGGTACCGAGCAGCTTAGGAGTATCTGTGAGAAGATGGAGGGCAAAGAGGGGGTGGAGAGAGCAGAGGTTCTTAGAGATGCATGTGGATATAAAAACGATTTGGTGgataagaaagaagaagagaagaaaattcAACAACAGAATGGTTCCGTGGAGACTAAAGGTACCGTTCAGTTAGGCAGCtatgagaagaaggaagagaaaccTTGGAGCAAAGAAGAAATTGAGCTTTTGAGAAAAGGAGTGGTAAAATTTCCAAAAGGAACCTCTCGGAGGTGGGAGGTTGTTTCTGATTATATTGGTACTGGACGATCTGTTGAAGAAATTTTGAAGGCAACCAAAACAGTCCTCCTCCAGAAACCTGATTCTAGCAAAGCTTTTGATTCTTTTCTTGAAAAGAGGAAACCCTCACCATCTATTGCTTCTCCACTTACAACTAGGGTCGAAGTAGAAGGGGTACGGACTCCTCAGCCCACAGAAACACCTGCCGTGAAGACGGATGAATCGGGAGAGTCGTCAAGTGGAAGTGCAAAAGACCAAACTCCTATAGATCCGATTGTTGAAAATGGATTCTCATCAGGGTCCGAGCAAGATGTATGGTCTGCTGTACACGAAAGAGCCCTGGTTCAGGCTCTGAAAACCTTTCCAAAGGATGCCACTCAGCGATGGGAGCGAGTTGCTGCTGCTGTTCCGGGGAAGTCTGTGGTTCAATGCAAGAAGAAGTTTGCGTTGATGAAGGAAAGCTTTAGAAACAAGAAGAGTACTGCTTAA
- the LOC114824885 gene encoding CDT1-like protein a, chloroplastic: MSSSETQRTAKPSLSLTFKSEKPHLNPKLRVAEIDSLSSKTPEKPQQFRHKSLWEPTQKQPAAQIGSARRKIDSWSEENPIETHFGASEKLPEKYEILSEFFDCLDASIRLLRLRGLMPSFTNLRPKIECLTDRRFTISHLAQLKIVLPEVIEITKVLVKDERTSDMKPDLRVTMNVDAVENDDKLKSEGGGHMHLRRAFRHRLGDISKSHPEGYEIPEETLPPPFNFAEQHMHPDTIKCSLSSSPEALTGAHTVEQPEASKTYLQSDGIPDETHPMPSDQSKEDLNSNISRIPDSSLPNETSFEAPVEQLPVITTHLPQSFRRHFSLPAFQGRNVLVPESNFNIVCSIEEASVVASSFEALVEQQPVITSHLPQPFRRHFSQPSFQARNISLPESILNVVCSVEGASTAVSLTGQVPATPTKETSPIESGDDLPTKCASILSTPKLASTPVKEIGPIENDDFPIEGASIQSTPAKLASTPARLMSATPALRPPKRCYMSPEDNSTSSPEKMVRYPPRSRSLKFDTPVKNRMVEDEVLDMDNASIDNDFTDIPPEDLLKLLKDEERTAIEEQIPAFSQAKRDKQMISGLPKLFDMIHFLFQSMKRSAITKEELVHKLIWNNLDFTDTNEVEEQLSLLLDLVPEWISEEKLDSGGDLLLIHINKMSNPGSIRAQLEAAN; the protein is encoded by the exons atgaGTTCCTCAGAAACCCAAAGGACAGCTAAACCCAGTctctctctaaccttcaaatcggAGAAACCCCATTTAAACCCAAAGCTCCGAGTTGCAGAAATCGACTCACTGAGCTCCAAAACCCCTGAGAAGCCCCAACAGTTCCGTCACAAAAGCTTATGGGAGCCGACCCAGAAGCAGCCGGCGGCTCAGATCGGATCTGCGAGACGAAAGATCGATTCTTGGTCCGAGGAAAACCCGATTGAGACACATTTTGGTGCCTCCGAGAAGCTACCGGAAAA GTATGAGATATTGAGCGAGTTTTTCGATTGCTTGGATGCTTCGATTCGGTTGTTGCGGTTGAGGGGCTTGATGCCAAGCTTTACCAATCTTCGCCCGAAAATTGAGTGTTTAACGGATAG GAGGTTTACAATTAGTCACTTGGCTCAGCTGAAGATTGTTTTACCTGAGGTAATTGAGATTACAAAAGTGCTTGTTAAGGATGAGAGAACCAGTGATATGAAGCCGGATCTTCGTGTCACCATGAATGTTGATGCAGTAGAAAACGATGACAAGTTGAAATCTGAAGGTGGTGGGCATATGCATTTGAGGCGAGCCTTCCGCCATCGGCTTGGAGACATTTCAAAATCTCATCCTGAG GGTTATGAAATTCCAGAAGAAACTCTGCCCCCACCATTCAATTTTGCAGAGCAACATATGCATCCAGATACAATTAAGTGTTCCTTATCATCATCTCCTGAGGCATTGACTGGTGCACATACAGTTGAGCAACCAGAAGCATCCAAAACTTACCTTCAAAGTGATGGCATTCCAGATGAAACACATCCAATGCCATCTGATCAATCAAAGGAGGATTTGAATTCAAACATAAGCAGAATTCCTGACTCGTCATTGCCCAATGAGACATCATTTGAAGCACCAGTAGAGCAGCTACCAGTAATAACAACTCATCTTCCTCAATCTTTTCGAAGGCACTTTTCTTTACCAGCCTTCCAAGGCCGAAATGTTTTAGTTCCAGAGtcaaattttaatatagtttgCTCCATTGAGGAAGCTAGTGTTGTTGCTTCGTCATTTGAAGCACTAGTGGAGCAGCAACCAGTAATAACATCTCATCTTCCTCAACCTTTTCGAAGGCACTTTTCTCAGCCATCCTTTCAAGCTCGAAATATTTCACTTCCAGAGTCAATTCTCAATGTGGTTTGCTCTGTTGAGGGAGCTAGTACTGCTGTATCATTGACTGGCCAAGTGCCTGCAACTCCAACCAAAGAGACAAGCCCCATTGAAAGTGGTGATGATTTACCCACAAAATGTGCTAGCATTCTGTCTACTCCAAAACTTGCTTCAACTCCAGTCAAAGAGATAGGCCCCATAGAAAATGATGATTTCCCCATAGAAGGTGCTAGTATTCAGTCCACTCCAGCAAAGCTTGCTTCAACTCCTGCTAGATTGATGTCTGCCACACCAGCATTGCGCCCGCCAAAACGCTGTTATATGAGCCCAGAAGACAATTCTACTAGCTCTCCAGAAAAGATGGTTAGGTATCCTCCACGCTCCAGGTCACTGAAATTTGACACTCCTGTGAAGAATAGAATGGTCGAGGATGAAGTACTTGATATGGACAATGCATCAATTGATAATGACTTTACTGATATTCCTCCGGAGGATCTTTTGAAATTG CTCAAAGATGAAGAGAGGACGGCAATAGAGGAGCAAATTCCTGCCTTCTCACAAGCAAAGAGGGATAAACAGATGATTTCCGGCCTACCTAAACTCTTTGACATGATCCATTTCCTATTTCAGTCTATGAAACGTTCTGCCATCACAAAAGAGGAGCTTGTACACAAGCTAATTTGGAATAACTTAGATTTTACGGACACAA ATGAAGTTGAAGAGCAGCTAAGCTTGCTGCTAGATCTGGTTCCGGAATGGATATCTGAAGAAAAGTTAGACTCCGGAGGAGATTTGCTTTTGATCCA CATTAACAAAATGTCAAATCCAGGTTCTATACGGGCGCAGCTCGAAGCAGCAAACTAG